A genome region from Fusarium musae strain F31 chromosome 5, whole genome shotgun sequence includes the following:
- a CDS encoding hypothetical protein (EggNog:ENOG41) yields MALVIRDVSALKPDIRLAQAVSEFEAALTAEQKVTFRASRTAAISTAPTMSDVMRLTAEMDLKATSKHGRIRCFGPRLTNMLQAIQQFAALGDIVVGGSQNLIACGVWSAARMTVHVMTGYLTHLEKLSVLFMTVGRNAPRYQAMAAIYPKSKNLQRYLCEYFIIVTKLCYELVTWVQKPALNRISTSLRDPDMKGFQADLETWSASIKEEADLLLSQRFQEEAKENATFRSIISYRSEYIHHRQKMDRSIRFLDACSQHDYRTTWKQTRKRGTTRTLPSYSEYQKWKSTPYVGASILFRGKLGAGKSVLLANIIDDLNLLQNAITLYFFVRHDTPDSLSSRTIFGSLARQLLESFVNDSRFDHMFAERLSQLDLDDIIEIFRIIPSHGRPVYIVLDGLDECSTEEQEIVLRCLSSLKPNGYKICMSVRTPTESSVWEDQHFELDESIPEENQDIADFVQAEVDQRVRNKRLVTLDPLLVQDIKQELIDGACGM; encoded by the exons ATGGCTCTAGTGATACGAGATGTCTCCGCGTTGAAGCCGGACATCCGTCTGGCTCAGGCGGTATCAGAGTTTGAAGCAGCGCTTACAGCTGAACAAAAAGTCACCTTCAGAGCCTCGCGAACTGCAGCGATCAGCACAGCACCAACCATGTCCGACGTCATGCGTCTCACAGCAGAGATGGATCTCAAGGCCACGAGCAAGCATGGTCGCATACGATGTTTTGGACCGCGATTAACCAACATGCTTCAAGCTATTCAGCAGTTTGCAGCCCTGGGTGACATCGTCGTCGGCGGGTCCCAGAACCTCATCGCATGTGGAGTCTGGTCCGCTGCGAGAATGACTGTTCAT GTGATGACCGGATACTTGACGCATCTAGAGAAGCTTTCAGTCCTGTTTATGACCGTCGGCCGAAACGCACCCCGATATCAAGCAATGGCTGCCATATATCCGAAGTCCAAGAACCTGCAACGATATCTCTGTGAATACTTTATCATTGTCACCAAACTGTGTTATGAACTGGTTACCTGGGTCCAAAAGCCAGCTTTGAATCGAATTTCAACTTCCCTCAGAGACCCTGACATGAAAGGCTTTCAGGCAGACCTGGAAACATGGTCCGCGTCCATCAAGGAAGAGGCCGATCTCTTGCTCAGCCAACGTTTCCAAGAGGAAGCCAAAGAAAACGCGACATTCAGATCGATAATATCGTATCGATCCGAATATATCCATCATCGACAAAAGATGGATAGAAGCATTCGCTTTCTGGACGCTTGCTCACAGCATGATTATCGCACGACATGGAAGCAGACGCGCAAGCGTGGGACAACTCGCACTCTACCTTCATACAGTGAATATCAGAAATGGAAAAGCACTCCGTATGTCGGTGCTTCAATTCTTTTCCGTGGAAAGTTGGGGGCAGGGAAATCTGTCCTCCTCGCGAATATCATCGATGATCTAAACCTCCTCCAAAACGCCATTACGCTATACTTCTTTGTGCGCCATGACACTCCCGACTCTCTCAGCTCTAGAACCATCTTTGGGTCTCTGGCTCGACAGCTGTTGGAAAGCTTCGTCAACGATAGCAGGTTCGATCACATGTTCGCGGAGCGCTTATCTCAACTAGACCTCGATGATATCATTGAGATCTTCCGAATCATCCCATCGCATGGTAGACCTGTATATATCGTACTCGATGGACTCGATGAATGCTCcacagaagaacaagaaattgTACTTCGCTGTCTATCATCCCTCAAGCCCAATGGTTATAAGATTTGCATGTCAGTCAGGACTCCTACAGAAAGCTCAGTATGGGAAGACCAGCATTTTGAACTTGACGAGTCTATACCAGAAGAAAATCAGGACATAGCCGACTTCGTGCAAGCTGAAGTCGATCAAAGAGTGCGAAATAAACGACTAGTTACTCTGGACCCGTTGCTGGTCCAAGACATCAAACAGGAGCTCATTGATGGCGCGTGTGGAATGTAA
- a CDS encoding hypothetical protein (EggNog:ENOG41), producing MSDNAIREAIRDLPRDLTQTYERNLLKSSSSDCKGYHIRVFKLLVGAREPLKTEQLREAASVKTGHTIWSQQQQISNIQAALRFCGCLVMVDEEDDTVRFIHHSARSFCLNSPRNAAEWTFTEREANLAIAETLVTYLSYNIFDTRLSKNVIPKIDANGMPAKVMLSTMTKRQIGSRVTSKLFRFKPQLQQNIGPTLAELGPSYQESHVQEFFLLSYAKSNWIRHTAQLESLPSLPHWYHLLDHATFGIKSNDIDEAVRKFADHIGSSITLSPWNSLLYAHPRMAWAIFNGHILLLRHEIIKYRGVRKLQAFVTLWLLLVNLPEHALSHQLDYHLARWLCLMAIRLGTSQPVKMLLLRRLSASDDCFIEFAREAILSSDAEAFTFFLNRFTTEDVQHFKNNAYLIEWAISSGNATMLYLLVGKGLATDPIVNGRGITQALKLNVPDELKFRLVNGLFRTAFDVGTLGEDELYGAIALFRYRTSLQNVSHTFRKVLASSSRISSRKEDILLRMACIWEHEEETLFQFLDTTDASTLGRGCLDIALRGPFKDRRKLIWTLLNFGAQATTEVVDRALELRYWNLALHFLTKIKPNFSYPYLYSATTSDSVATIDSFLNNAELKKDLHIDIPQQCQLPIVQTYGWAKWQFYFGPPFVGDGYWGALGAQTRGLTDNIHSQLTTTQDPSNARFSSQFKNNRSDMTLAVETTVFMTGLQNPLRPQTPCLRLSTPSSFEVISALTRRWQSISDSLALLDTDENSVMMTHYENYYPIWDSISRNNDFGRWLLPDSFWDTPKIRRLVEQRRYLTRRNDEDAHWGLQILSKCLALFSNLPPGSTLDAVDEVGLSFPSKPYEWPQFSGRLLSNPTYMALRIQWLRTLGVMFNKGLLTKWNITEQLLVEMGSMVEVLPGMIDMYPGLAHRLDDHSTMPETLEAAFLGAEGREVLASLVRQIRNWAINVCLWIETVDTGIFMWSMGENAPLSFIRAFQSFLEVGVFDEDMEMLERSLDVARGKVPELE from the coding sequence ATGTCTGATAATGCAATACGTGAAGCAATTCGCGACCTTCCGCGGGATCTCACGCAAACGTATGAACGGAACCTACTCAAGTCCAGCTCAAGCGACTGCAAGGGCTACCACATTAGAGTTTTCAAATTACTCGTTGGCGCTAGAGAACCTTTGAAGACAGAGCAGCTACGAGAGGCTGCCAGTGTCAAGACCGGACACACCATTTGgagtcaacagcagcagatcaGCAACATCCAGGCAGCTCTGAGGTTCTGTGGCTGTCTCGTGATggttgacgaagaggatgacaCAGTCAGGTTCATCCATCACAGTGCTCGAAGTTTCTGCCTCAACTCACCCAGAAATGCAGCAGAATGGACCTTTACTGAGAGGGAAGCCAATCTTGCCATTGCTGAGACATTGGTGACCTATCTCAGCTACAATATCTTTGACACCAGGCTGTCTAAGAACGTCATCCCTAAAATTGATGCCAACGGCATGCCTGCAAAGGTTATGTTGAGCACAATGACAAAACGCCAGATTGGGAGTCGCGTCACAAGCAAGCTGTTCAGATTCaaacctcaacttcaacagaaTATCGGCCCAACTCTCGCTGAACTTGGCCCCAGTTATCAAGAGAGCCATGTGCAAGAATTCTTCTTGCTTTCATATGCCAAGAGTAACTGGATTCGGCATACTGCGCAATTAGAGAGTCTTCCGTCGCTGCCCCATTGGTATCATTTGCTGGATCATGCTACCTTTGGGATCAAAAGCAATGATATTGATGAAGCTGTGCGAAAATTTGCCGATCATATCGGCAGTAGCATAACCTTATCCCCTTGGAACTCATTATTATATGCACACCCACGGATGGCTTGGGCAATTTTCAATGGCcacattcttcttctcagacaCGAGATCATCAAGTATCGTGGAGTAAGGAAGCTACAGGCTTTTGTTACGCTTTGGCTTCTTTTAGTGAACCTTCCAGAACATGCCCTTTCACATCAACTAGACTATCATCTTGCTAGGTGGTTATGTCTGATGGCTATTCGCCTAGGTACAAGTCAGCCAGTGAAGATGCTCCTTTTACGTCGGCTTTCAGCTTCTGATGATTGCTTTATTGAATTCGCTCGCGAAGCTATACTTTCTTCTGACGCTGAAGCCTTTACCTTTTTCCTGAATCGTTTCACGACGGAGGATGTTCAGCATTTCAAAAACAATGCATATCTAATAGAGTGGGCAATATCATCTGGAAACGCAACAATGCTCTATCTTCTCGTAGGCAAAGGCCTAGCTACAGATCCCATCGTCAACGGGCGTGGCATTACTCAAGCGTTGAAACTCAACGTTCCAGATGAACTCAAGTTTCGCTTAGTAAATGGTCTTTTTCGTACTGCTTTCGACGTAGGTACCCTTGGAGAAGACGAGCTTTATGGAGCGATTGCACTGTTTCGTTATCGTACCAGCCTCCAAAACGTGTCCCATACATTTCGAAAGGTGTTGGCCTCGAGTAGCCGCATATCTAGCCGAAAAGAGGATATCCTTTTGCGCATGGCATGCATATGGGAACATGAGGAAGAGACTCTATTTCAATTCTTAGATACTACTGATGCGAGTACATTGGGAAGAGGCTGTCTCGACATTGCACTTCGTGGTCCTTTCAAAGACCGAAGGAAACTCATCTGGACTCTTCTTAATTTCGGTGCTCAGGCAACTACTGAAGTAGTGGACCGAGCCTTGGAGTTACGATATTGGAACCTTGCATTACATTTCCTCACAAAGATCAAACCTAATTTCTCGTATCCTTATTTGTACTCTGCTACCACTAGCGATTCGGTAGCTACCATCGACTCATTCCTCAACAATGCTGAGCTCAAAAAGGACCTGCATATTGACATACCACAGCAATGTCAGTTGCCTATCGTGCAAACATATGGTTGGGCGAAATGGCAGTTCTACTTCGGACCTCCATTTGTTGGAGATGGGTACTGGGGAGCGCTTGGTGCTCAAACCCGCGGCCTTACCGACAACATACATTCACAGCTCACCACGACGCAGGACCCCAGTAATGCGCGGTTCTCTAGCCAATTTAAAAACAACCGGAGCGACATGACACTGGCTGTTGAGACAACTGTATTCATGACGGGTCTACAAAACCCACTACGACCCCAGACCCCGTGCTTGAGACTTAGTACCCCAAGCAGCTTCGAAGTTATTTCCGCACTCACCAGAAGATGGCAATCAATATCGGACAGCCTTGCCTTGCTGGATACCGACGAAAACTCCGTCATGATGACCCATTATGAGAATTACTATCCGATTTGGGATAGCATAAGTCGAAACAATGACTTCGGTCGCTGGTTGCTGCCAGACTCATTCTGGGACACTCCAAAGATTCGGCGACTCGTTGAACAGCGTAGGTATCTGACGCGTAGAAATGACGAAGACGCCCATTGGGGATTACAAATTCTAAGCAAATGCCTTGCTTTGTTTTCGAATCTACCGCCTGGATCGACCCTAGACGCCGTGGACGAGGTAGGACTATCCTTTCCGTCGAAACCCTACGAATGGCCACAGTTTTCAGGAAGACTCTTGTCCAACCCAACCTACATGGCTCTCCGCATTCAATGGCTAAGGACTTTGGGAGTCATGTTCAACAAAGGGCTGCTTACAAAGTGGAATATTACTGAGCAATTGTTAGTAGAAATGGGTAGTATGGTTGAGGTCCTGCCTGGAATGATTGACATGTACCCAGGGCTTGCACATCGTCTTGACGACCATTCCACTATGCCTGAGACTCTCGAAGCAGCCTTTCTCGGTGCTGAGGGCAGGGAGGTTCTCGCAAGTCTGGTCCGTCAGATTCGCAACTGGGCTATAAATGTTTGCTTGTGGATTGAAACAGTGGACACAGGAATATTCATGTGGTCTATGGGTGAGAACGCTCCTCTATCGTTCATAAGGGCATTCCAATCATTTCTCGAAGTGGGTGTctttgatgaagacatggaGATGCTAGAACGATCACTGGATGTTGCTAGGGGGAAAGTACCAGAGCTAGAGTGA
- a CDS encoding hypothetical protein (EggNog:ENOG41), whose product MLFFKSIAALAALVSLAVAGPIESRQSATTCGSTNYSASQVRAAANAACQYYQNDDTAGSSTYPHTYNNYEGFDFPVDGPYQEFPIKSGGVYTGGSPGADRVVINTNCEYAGAITHTGASGNNFVGCSGTN is encoded by the exons atgctcttcttcaag TCTatcgctgctctcgctgcTCTTGTCAGCCTGGCTGTCGCCGGCCCCATTGAGAGCCGTCAGTCCGCCACCACCTGCGGCAGCACCAACTACTCCGCCTCTCAAGTTCGCGCTGCTGCCAACGCTGCTTGCCAGTACTACCAGAACGACGACACTGCTGGCAGCTCCACCTATCCTCACACTTACAACAACTACGAGGGCTTTGATTTCCCTGTCGACGGTCCCTACCAGGAGTTCCCCATCAAGAGCGGTGGTGTTTACACTGGTG GTTCCCCTGGTGCTGACCGTGttgtcatcaacaccaactgcGAGTATGCTGGTGCCATTACTCACACTGGTGCTTCCGGCAACAACTTTGTTGGATGCAGCGGCACTAACTAA
- a CDS encoding hypothetical protein (EggNog:ENOG41~CAZy:GH5): protein MKLFVSPLLALSCLIGNAVAAWPNGPFKTEGRWIVNANGDKISLAGANWPGHGEVMVPEGLQYQSIKDVLSDIKSIGMNAIRLTFATELVDQIYANNGKDVDLKTAFEEGLGKENGTIILQKVLKNNPSFTAQTTRLEVYDAIAAECLRQQIYIDLDNHISEAKWCCGGTDGNTWWGDTQFNVDNWVRGGKYMAAHSKKWPAKITQSLRNEPREPTNNNALRDKSYNWSDLYKYMRQGADAVHEADPNAIIVISGMNYDTYVTPLYSGEKLQPGGEVFNRDDFVGYGKDKLVLEIHNYENSGTSCSSLRYNLYNKGFQAMNESDPNVAEVFPVMLTEFGQAMNGADYNTANTYVSCLSEYLPEVKASWFIWVIVGRYYTRQGIQEFDDSWGLKKADWSGWKNDDYIAKYLKPQIAGTLKK, encoded by the exons ATGAAGCTATTCGTCAGCCCTCTCCTGGCACTAAGCTGCCTTATCGGCAATGCTGTAGCAGCATGGCCTAACGGACCTTTCAAGACAGAGGGTCGTTGGATCGTCAACGCCAATGGCGACAAGATCAGCCTCGCTGGAGCCAACTGGCCTGGCCACGGCGAAGTCATGGTCCCTGAAGGTCTGCAGTACCAATCCATCAAGGATGTTCTCTCCGATATCAAGAGCATTGGCATGAACGCTATTCGTCTCACCTTTGCCACTGAGCTTGTTGACCAGATCTATGCCAACAATGGCAAGGATGTCGATCTCAAGACTGCCTTTGAGGAAGGCCTTGGAAAAGAGAATGGTACAATTATTCTTCAGAAGGTGTTGAAGAACAACCCTTCTTTCACCGCTCAGACGACACGTCTTGAG GTTTACGACGCCATTGCTGCCGAGTGTCTGCGTCAACAGATCTACATTGACCTTGACAACCACATCTCCGAGGCCAAGTGGTGCTGCGGCGGTACAGATGGTAACACTTGGTGGGGAGATACACAGTTCAATGTCGACAACTGGGTACGAGGTGGCAAGTACATGGCTGCTCAC AGCAAGAAATGGCCCGCCAAGATCACCCAGTCCCTGCGCAACGAGCCCCGTGAACCTACAAACAACAACGCTCTCCGTGACAAGTCATACAACTGGAGTGATCTCTACAAGTACATGCGCCAAGGTGCCGATGCAGTCCACGAGGCCGACCCCAATGcaatcatcgtcatctccgGCATGAACTACGACACCTACGTCACTCCCCTCTATTCCGGTGAGAAGCTCCAACCAGGAGGTGAAGTCTTCAACCGAGATGACTTTGTCGGCTACGGCAAGGATAAGCTCGTTCTTGAGATTCACAACTACGAGAACAGTGGAACCAGCTGCTCTTCTCTTCGCTATAACCTCTACAACAAGGGTTTCCAGGCCATGAACGAGAGCGACCCTAACGTCGCCGAGGTCTTCCCCGTCATGCTGACTGAGTTTGGTCAAGCTATGAATGGTGCTGATTACAATACCGCCAATACTTATGTGAGCTGCTTGTCGGAGTATCTGCCCGAGGTTAAGGCTAGTTGGTTCATCTGGGTTATTGTTGGTCGCTACTATACTCGTCAGGGCATTCAGGAGTTTGATGATTCTTGGGGACTGAAGAAGGCTGATTGGTCGGGCTGGAAGAACGATGACTACATTGCGAAGTACCTAAAGCCTCAGATTGCGGGTACTTTGAAGAAGTAG
- a CDS encoding hypothetical protein (EggNog:ENOG41~CAZy:GH114), translated as MKLTTILQSAALAAASLTELSQAQAFTPRGFTTPKRKELWQPEVGTPWQIILSEVVKVPKAGVSSMTPDVPIWDMDLFETPKSTITGMQKGGKKIICYFSAGSWENWRKDKDSFPKKDLGKVMDGWPDERWVNISSVGVRAIMAQRIKLAAEKGCDAIDPDNMDGYQNDNGLGLTEQDTISYVKFLSAEAAKYNMVMGMKNGGDVTEEVLPYVAFCINESCIQYSECDLYQPYIDAGKPVFNIEYPKGAPKVKPKDKKKICSTSGAAEGSDDFSKVIKKMNLDKWVMYC; from the exons ATGAAGCTGACTACCATCTTACAATCTGCAGCGCTTGCTGCAGCCTCTCTCACCGAGCTATCCCAAGCCCAGGCCTTCACTCCCCGTGGCTTCACAACACCCAAGCGCAAAGAACTATGGCAGCCAGAAGTTGGTACACCATGGCAGATCATCCTCTCTGAGGTCGTCAAAGTTCCTAAGGCTGGCGTTAGCTCCATGACTCCAGATGTACCTATCTGGGATATGGATCTCTTCGAGACCCCGAAAAGCACAATCACCGGTATGCAGAagggagggaagaaaatTATCTGTTACTTTAGCGCTGGCTCGTGGGAGAACTGGCGTAAAGACAAAGATAGTTTTCCGAAGAAAGACCTTGGTAAGGTCATGGACGGCTGGCCTGATGAGAGATGGGTGAATATCAGCAGTGTTGGTGTGAGAGCTATCATGGCGCAACGGATCAAGTTGGCGGCGGAGAAGGGATGCGATGCTATTGATCCTGACAACATGGATGGATAT CAAAACGACAACGGTCTAGGCCTCACCGAACAAGACACCATTTCATATGTCAAGTTCCTCTCTGCAGAAGCAGCCAAGTATAACATGGTTATGGGTATGAAGAACGGCGGAGATGTCACAGAAGAGGTTCTTCCATATGTCGCCTTCTGCATCAACGAGTCTTGCATTCAATATTCCGAGTGCGACTTGTATCAGCCCTACATCGACGCGGGCAAGCCAGTCTTTAATATCGAGTACCCCAAGGGCGCACCAAAGGTGAAGCCtaaggataagaagaagattTGTTCCACTAGTGGTGCCGCAGAAGGATCAGATGACTTTAGTaaggtcatcaagaagatgaatcTGGATAAATGGGTCATGTATTGCTAG
- a CDS encoding hypothetical protein (EggNog:ENOG41), giving the protein MPSNHLFQYSVVSALMDGVAETGINLSELLTHGDHGLGTFRHMVGEMIILDGAIYDMKPDGSVIALDEDSCAQQTAPFAMITDLIPTVTASKQIPSKDDLTETLSQLLPATNNHYLVYRIEGTFKSVTVRTVGGQQSPGESLAELGKRQASHTFHDINGTIIGFRSPAFMQGISVAGDHLHFLSATRDCGGHVLALEGDGDLEVSAARIAAVNLQLPTDDDAYNQAKLVGDDEGIAAVEG; this is encoded by the coding sequence ATGCCATCTAATCACCTCTTCCAATATTCCGTTGTCTCAGCTCTTATGGATGGAGTCGCCGAGACAGGAATCAACCTTTCGGAACTCCTCACACATGGCGATCACGGCCTTGGCACCTTTCGACACATGGTCGGCGAAATGATCATTCTCGATGGGGCTATTTATGATATGAAACCTGATGGTTCTGTCATAGCGCTGGATGAAGATTCGTGCGCTCAGCAGACGGCGCCTTTTGCGATGATCACGGATCTTATACCGACTGTTACTGCTTCGAAACAAATACCGAGCAAGGATGACTTGACAGAGACTCtgtctcagcttcttcctgcGACGAATAATCACTATCTGGTCTATAGAATTGAAGGCACATTCAAGTCGGTCACTGTACGGACGGTCGGAGGACAACAATCACCAGGTGAAAGTCTTGCCGAGCTTGGAAAACGACAGGCTTCACATACGTTCCACGACATTAACGGTACGATCATTGGGTTCAGATCGCCTGCTTTCATGCAAGGTATCAGCGTCGCCGGCGACCATCTTCACTTCCTGTCAGCAACTAGAGACTGCGGTGGCCATGTTCTCGCATTGGAAGGCGATGGTGACTTGGAAGTCAGCGCAGCTAGGATTGCAGCTGTGAACCTGCAATTGCcaacagatgatgatgcttatAATCAAGCCAAGTtagttggagatgatgaaggaatAGCTGCAGTTGAGGGCTAA
- a CDS encoding hypothetical protein (EggNog:ENOG41) translates to MTDLTKLLSDSSVSAQQAAEKLASPCLEAIKKNEDASKIEGDFDGLWSSVLSAAEQTPHDKQGKLVETLHAIKSIPQSAEAAKKVVVWGEEKRWDELPMFGGKAREQLDIAQEKSDEAFVNINGFFARATAAGVDDLSLFAIWTLREALEDPATDKISETSPKLLKASSVWFIYAADALAKASKDGKQFDGKVAKPGASLAEFKDEAGWRGFNNDRWKVWLDRLSTLKEADVPEETKSLVVQALSGIRKA, encoded by the exons ATGACCGACCTTACAAAGTTGCTGAGCGACAGCTCCGTATCGGCTCAACAAGCTGCTGAAAAGCTCGCGAGCCCTTGTCTGGAAgctatcaagaagaatgAAGACGCTTCAAAGATTGAGGGGGATTTTGACGGTCTTTGGTCTTCGGTGCTCTCCGCTGCCGAGCAGACCCCCCACGACAAGCAAGGGAAGCTAGTGGAAACCTTGCATGCGATAAAGAGCATTCCGCAATCTGCAGAGGCAGCCAAGAAGGTTGTCGTTTGGGGTGAGGAGAAGCGCTGGGATGAGCTACCCATGTTTGGGGGCAAGGCACGCGAGCAGCTCGACATCG CACAAGAAAAGTCGGATGAAGCCTTTGTCAATATCAACGGCTTCTTTGCGCGCGCAACTGCCGCTGGGGTTGATGACCTTAGCCTCTTCGCCATTTGGACTTTGCGCGAGGCGCTTGAGGACCCTGCTACTGATAAGATCTCGGAGACGTCGCCCAAGCTATTGAAGGCCTCTTCTGTATGGTTCATCTACGCTGCCGATGCTCTTGCGAAGGCGAGCAAGGATGGAAAGCAGTTCGACGGCAAAGTCGCCAAACCGGGTGCTAGCCTGGCGGAGTTTAAGGACGAAGCCGGTTGGAGGGGCTTCAACAATGACAGATGGAAGGTCTGGCTGGATCGGTTGTCGACTTTGAAAGAAGCAGATGTCCCAGAGGAGACCAAATCGTTGGTGGTTCAAGCGCTGAGTGGTATAAGAAAGGCTTAG
- a CDS encoding hypothetical protein (EggNog:ENOG41): MAPLFANQSCDPFQPRDKPCKLGNYVRYAVNATSSEDVAATLSFAKEKNIRLVIRNTGHDYLGRSTGAGSLAVWIHYLKGTEVINWKDDHYKGKALQVGAGVQGFEALAAAHAENLVVVTGECPSVGLAGGYTQGGGHSALSTSFGLAADNTLEFDVVTADGELVKASKSENSDLYWALSGGGTGNYGVVISATVRAHPEAQISGAKFLVTAPEGQPELIYNVIDAFHAALPKIIDSGVMIIYFFSDSFLQIPALTAYDKTEAEVKQILQPFADSLSDLGIKFEPNFTHFQSYHEHYDHYWGPLPAGNIQVGTQLFGGRLLPRNKLEDFSPTAQKLAEMGVIYIGVGLNVSRFGGNNVNSVLPQWRDSIAQVSLTLPWDNEAPWEEMLATQKRMTEEIQPIIEAATPGAGAYANEADFQQKDWQKTFYGVNYDRLLKIKKKYDPENLFYATVAVGSEAWSVADDGRMCRSQK, from the coding sequence ATGGCCCCTCTGTTCGCCAACCAGTCTTGCGACCCATTCCAGCCCAGGGACAAGCCATGTAAGCTCGGCAACTACGTCAGATATGCCGTTAATGCCACATCTTCCGAGGATGTCGCAGCGACTTTGAGCTtcgccaaggagaagaacatACGCCTTGTCATTCGTAACACAGGTCATGACTACCTCGGCCGTTCGACTGGCGCAGGATCTCTCGCTGTTTGGATTCACTACCTAAAGGGCACAGAAGTCATCAATTGGAAAGACGATCACTATAAAGGGAAAGCCCTCCAAGTGGGCGCCGGTGTTCAAGGATTCGAAGCGCTCGCGGCTGCTCATGCTGAGAATCTCGTCGTCGTTACTGGAGAATGTCCTTCCGTTGGCCTTGCAGGAGGATATACCCAAGGAGGCGGTCATTCAGCCCTAAGCACTAGTTTCGGCCTAGCAGCAGATAACACCCTCGAATTCGACGTCGTTACTGCTGATGGAGAGCTTGTCAAAGCGAGCAAAAGTGAAAATAGCGACTTGTACTGGGCATTGAGTGGAGGTGGCACGGGTAACTATGGTGTCGTTATCTCAGCTACTGTACGGGCTCATCCAGAAGCTCAAATCAGTGGAGCCAAGTTTCTTGTCACTGCGCCTGAAGGACAACCAGAGCTCATATATAATGTCATCGATGCTTTCCATGCTGCTCTGCCGAAGATTATTGACTCTGGGGTTATGATCATCTACTTCTTCTCAGACTCATTCCTTCAGATCCCAGCTCTAACGGCGTATGACAAGACCGAGGCCGAGGTCAAGCAGATCCTTCAGCCATTCGCCGATTCTTTGTCTGATCTTGGTATCAAATTCGAGCCTAACTTTACGCACTTCCAAAGTTATCACGAGCATTACGATCACTACTGGGGTCCCCTCCCGGCAGGTAACATCCAAGTAGGGACACAGCTCTTCGGAGGTCGTTTGCTGCCGCGTAATAAGCTGGAAGACTTCTCTCCAACAGCTCAGAAGCTCGCTGAGATGGGAGTCATCTACATCGGCGTCGGTCTCAACGTATCCAGATTCGGGGGCAACAACGTCAACTCCGTACTACCCCAATGGCGAGATTCCATCGCGCAGGTTTCTCTGACTCTTCCTTGGGATAACGAAGCTCCATGGGAGGAGATGCTGGCTACTCAGAAGAGAATGACAGAGGAGATCCAACCCATCATCGAGGCAGCGACGCCTGGTGCTGGTGCGTATGCCAACGAAGCAGACTTTCAACAAAAGGATTGGCAAAAGACTTTCTACGGTGTCAATTATGATAGGCTGCTGAAGATAAAGAAGAAGTACGATCCTGAGAACTTATTCTATGCGACAGTCGCAGTCGGTAGTGAGGCTTGGTCTGTTGCAGATGATGGGCGTATGTGTCGGTCTCAAAAGTGA